One genomic segment of Diceros bicornis minor isolate mBicDic1 chromosome 13, mDicBic1.mat.cur, whole genome shotgun sequence includes these proteins:
- the TRNP1 gene encoding TMF-regulated nuclear protein 1, with product MPGCRISACGPGAQEGTAEPGSPPPPREPLSSAQPPPPTPTLTPTLAQASPLSEAAPASAGSAEGQELQRWRQGASGGAGGTGPAGGAGGGPGAAAAGAGGRALELAEARRRLLEVEGRRRLVSELESRVLQLHRVFLAAELRLAHRAESLGRLGGGVAQAELYLAAHGSRLKKGPRRGRRARPPALLASALGLGGCVPWGGGRLRRGHGPEPDSPFRRSPPRGPASPQR from the coding sequence ATGCCGGGCTGCCGCATCAGCGCCTGTGGCCCAGGGGCTCAGGAAGGGACGGCAGAACCCGGGTCCCCGCCGCCGCCCCGGGAGCCCCTGTCGTCCGCTCAGCCCCCGCCCCCAACTCCAACCTTGACCCCGACCCTGGCTCAGGCCTCGCCGCTGTCGGAGGCGGCCCCGGCGTCGGCGGGCTCTGCGGAAGGGCAGGAGCTGCAGCGCTGGCGCCAGGGCGCTAGCGGGGGCGCGGGGGGCACCGGGCCGGCAGGGGGCGCAGGCGGCGGCCCGGGCGCGGCGGCAGCAGGGGCTGGGGGGCGCGCGCTGGAGCTGGCCGAAGCGCGGCGGCGACTGCTGGAGGTGGAGGGCCGCCGGCGCCTAGTGTCGGAGCTGGAGAGCCGCGTGCTGCAGCTGCACCGTGTCTTCCTGGCGGCCGAGCTGCGCTTGGCTCACCGCGCCGAGAGCCTGGGCCGCCTGGGCGGCGGCGTGGCGCAGGCCGAGCTCTACCTGGCGGCGCACGGGTCGCGCCTCAAGAAGGGCCCGCGCCGCGGCCgccgcgcccgcccgcccgcgctgCTCGCCTCGGCGCTCGGCCTGGGTGGCTGCGTGCCCTGGGGCGGCGGGCGCCTGCGGCGAGGCCACGGCCCGGAGCCCGACTCGCCCTTCCGCCGAAGCCCTCCCCGCGGCCCCGCCTCCCCCCAGCGCTGA
- the TENT5B gene encoding terminal nucleotidyltransferase 5B: protein MMPSESGAENSDRAAAQVETAAASAVATAAPAAGAPDPETSSASPGRHLSRLSWPQVKRLDALLSEPIPIHGRGNFPTLSVQPRQIVQVVRRSLEEQGLCVHGVRLHGSAASHVLHPESGLGYKDLDLVFRVDLRSEASFQLTKEVVLACLLDFLPAGVSRAKITPLTLKEAYVQKLVKVCTDTDRWSLISLSNKSGKNVELKFVDSVRRQFEFSVDSFQIILDSLLLFGQCSSTPMSEAFHPTVTGESLYGDFADALDHLRHRVIATRSPEEIRGGGLLKYCHLLVRGFRPQPSTDVRALQRYMCSRFFIDFPDLVEQQRTLERYLEAHFSGADSARRYACLVMLHRVVNESTVCLMSHERRQTLDLIATLALQALAEQGPAAAAALAWRPPGPDGIVPATVNYYVTPMQPLLARAHSSYPTWLPCN, encoded by the exons ATGATGCCGTCGGAGAGCGGAGCTGAGAACTCGGACCGGGCGGCTGCGCAAGTGGAGACAGCTGCGGCCTCGGCGGTGGCCACGGCCGCCCCGGCAGCCGGCGCCCCCGACCCAGAGACCTCGTCGGCCTCCCCTGGACGGCACCTAAGTAGGCTGAGCTGGCCACAGGTGAAGCGGCTGGACGCGCTCCTGAGCGAGCCGATTCCCATTCACGGGCGTGGCAACTTCCCCACGCTGAGCGTGCAGCCCCGGCAGATCGTGCAG GTCGTCCGCCGCAGCCTGGAGGAACAGGGACTGTGTGTGCACGGTGTGCGGCTGCACGGCTCAGCCGCCAGCCACGTGCTGCATCCGGAAAGTGGCCTGGGCTACAAGGACCTGGACTTGGTGTTCCGCGTGGACCTGCGCAGCGAGGCGTCCTTCCAGCTGACCAAGGAGGTGGTGCTGGCCTGCCTGCTGGACTTCCTGCCAGCCGGTGTGAGCCGGGCCAAGATCACGCCACTGACACTCAAGGAGGCGTATGTGCAGAAGCTGGTGAAAGTGTGCACGGACACGGACCGCTGGAGCCTCATCTCGTTGTCCAACAAGAGTGGCAAGaacgtggagctcaagtttgtggACTCAGTCAGGCGCCAGTTCGAGTTCAGTGTAGACTCCTTCCAGATCATCCTGGACTCCCTGCTGCTCTTTGGCCAGTGCTCATCCACGCCCATGTCTGAGGCCTTCCACCCAACCGTGACAGGTGAGAGCCTGTACGGGGACTTCGCAGATGCCCTGGACCACCTGCGACACCGTGTCATCGCCACGCGCAGCCCCGAGGAGATCCGCGGTGGTGGCCTCCTCAAGTACTGCCACCTCCTGGTGCGGGGCTTCCGGCCGCAGCCCAGCACTGATGTGCGTGCCCTGCAACGTTACATGTGCTCTCGCTTCTTCATCGACTTCCCAGACCTCGTGGAGCAGCAGCGCACACTGGAGCGCTACCTGGAGGCCCACTTCAGCGGGGCCGACTCAGCTCGCCGCTACGCCTGTCTGGTGATGCTGCACCGGGTAGTCAACGAGAGCACCGTGTGCCTCATGAGCCACGAGCGCCGTCAGACACTGGACCTCATCGCCACGCTGGCGCTCCAGGCGCTGGCCGAGCAGGGCCCAGCTGCTGCAGCCGCCCTGGCCTGGCGCCCTCCAGGCCCCGACGGGATTGTGCCTGCCACTGTCAATTACTATGTCACCCCCATGCAGCCTCTGCTGGCCCGGGCCCATTCCTCTTATCCCACCTGGCTGCCTTGTAACTGA